CACCATTGCACAATTTAATAAAATCGAGTACGCCGCTACTTTTTCTCTTTATAAAGATTACTACGATGTCCAACTTCTACAATAATTATCAACAAAATATTATCGATTATCTCGTATATAACGCGATAATCACCTACTCTAATTCGATAACTGTTATCTCTAGCTTTTAGTTTTTTAACACCGTCTGGACGGGGTTCTATCGCTAAATCATCAATTTTTAGTTGTATACGTTCCTGAAGTTCTGGCGATAATTTTTTAAGTTGTTTTAATGCACCCTTGGAAATTTCAACTTGATAACTCACGCCACTTTCTTGTTTATTTATTTTTTAACTTCTTCCCAGCTTACAGTACCGTTAATCAGCATATCTTCTTTACCCTTATCATAGGCTTTTAAGTCTTCTTCTTCTTCTTCTTCTTCAATCCGCTCTAATAATGCGAGAATTTCGTCTAAAGTGCTATCGTAAGCTTGGGTTAGCAGTACGTTGATAGCTTTGATAATTTCTTCTCTTTCGATTTCTGTTTTCATGTTTAGACCCATAAATATTGAATGTAGATACAACAATTCCCACGAAAAAATCTAATTATCCTACAAACAGTTATCATGTTATAGCCATTCTTCGTTGCATAA
This region of Nostoc sp. UHCC 0302 genomic DNA includes:
- a CDS encoding type II toxin-antitoxin system RelE/ParE family toxin; the encoded protein is MSYQVEISKGALKQLKKLSPELQERIQLKIDDLAIEPRPDGVKKLKARDNSYRIRVGDYRVIYEIIDNILLIIIVEVGHRSNLYKEKK